In Papilio machaon chromosome W, ilPapMach1.1, whole genome shotgun sequence, a single genomic region encodes these proteins:
- the LOC123723152 gene encoding spermatogenesis-associated protein 21-like, whose translation MSDQNKVAYDMGEDTSMSDYTCSEDEGASGRRLGAAGAACTEDAARQNKGGKPRSAGLTLRYRTGTTHKRPLAATSADEDAPAVAHKVASSSTRGRVRRPVGVYSFLKEAKDYLADGGDSEGEDPDPSYRPRGRIASPIVASAKASDDGTTDALSRGTVEALAEEALKSVEKIKEEIKKSGHLKGTVWGQINRATKCVVEAVEGLRDITPEEEQRRLRADNARLSRELDIVRNELRAFKQAYVESQRKSAAAPREATGPQQPNFEEVLRCAMEEMKGQLLQSVGGMINARLQDLEMRLPPEPVMRPPLRADQRQPPPPRHKSRSGLVEGAMEVDGEAQPPQAPTPRAVKKAPKKGAAKRPTAPPPPPPSKGKQGAGQADATPPPPTAGTSGEGEAQTGTAGNSWSEVVRRKKRGNAAVAANSPPSAGTTRQIAPAPPKAVKIVAPKTAAIVVTLKKGATMTTAEGATTDAKYTEVLAKARSSISLREFGLESVRIRTSMTGSKLMEVGGTTPEETADRLAAALVEAVGSWADITRPTKMAVLRITGLDDTVTTEEVAAQLASVGGCPPTSMKVGNIRPSFWGGGSALVKCPATAAKAVVKAGRVAIGWTMATVKAVEAQPLRCYKCMMLGHTRALCPAETENGRLCFRCGSEGHKSAECEAPCKCTVCATTGRPHSHVMGGAKCTPPSVKGKAPSSSRVPRTQPQPHGSRRAEEEEMQVS comes from the coding sequence ATGAGCGACCAAAACAAAGTGGCTTACGACATGGGCGAGGACACCTCCATGTCGGACTACACGTGCTCAGAGGACGAGGGCGCCTCCGGGCGCCGGCTGGGAGCCGCGGGCGCCGCGTGCACCGAGGACGCCGCAAGGCAAAACAAGGGAGGTAAGCCGCGGTCAGCGGGCTTGACATTAAGGTACCGAACGGGAACGACCCATAAACGGCCGTTGGCCGCCACATCCGCGGATGAGGACGCCCCGGCCGTGGCGCATAAAGTGGCCTCCTCTTCGACGAGGGGCCGCGTTAGGCGCCCGGTAGGGGTTTACAGCTTCCTCAAGGAGGCAAAAGACTACTTAGCTGATGGGGGGGATAGTGAGGGGGAGGACCCCGATCCAAGTTACCGCCCTCGCGGGAGGATAGCGAGCCCCATAGTGGCTTCAGCAAAAGCCTCTGACGACGGGACCACCGACGCCCTATCCAGGGGCACGGTCGAGGCCCTCGCCGAGGAGGCTCTAAAAAGTGTAGAAAAGATAAAGGAGGAAATTAAGAAGAGCGGCCACCTAAAGGGTACCGTGTGGGGGCAAATCAACCGGGCCACTAAATGTGTTGTTGAAGCGGTCGAGGGCCTTCGCGACATAACGCCTGAAGAAGAACAGCGTAGGCTCCGCGCGGACAATGCTCGCCTCTCAAGGGAGCTGGATATTGTCCGCAACGAGCTGCGTGCCTTCAAACAGGCGTACGTGGAGTCGCAGCGGAAGTCCGCTGCAGCCCCGAGAGAAGCGACAGGGCCCCAGCAGCCCAACTTTGAGGAGGTGCTCAGATGCGCCATGGAGGAGATGAAGGGGCAACTCCTGCAGTCGGTAGGCGGGATGATCAATGCCCGCCTACAAGACCTGGAGATGCGCCTTCCTCCGGAGCCCGTCATGAGGCCCCCTCTGCGTGCCGACCAACggcagccgccgccgccccgtcACAAGTCCCGATCGGGGCTCGTGGAAGGCGCCATGGAGGTGGATGGGGAGGCCCAGCCACCCCAAGCGCCCACACCCAGGGCGGTAAAGAAGGCGCCGAAGAAGGGCGCCGCTAAGCGGCCGACTGCCCCCCCGCCTCCTCCTCCCTCCAAGGGAAAACAGGGGGCAGGACAGGCAGACGCGACTCCTCCCCCCCCAACCGCTGGGACAAGCGGAGAGGGGGAAGCCCAGACGGGGACTGCGGGCAACTCCTGGTCCGAGGTTGTCCGGCGGAAGAAGAGGGGAAATGCGGCTGTTGCTGCTAATTCCCCCCCCTCAGCCGGAACAACCCGGCAGATCGCCCCGGCCCCACCAAAGGCCGTTAAAATCGTTGCCCCAAAAACCGCGGCCATAGTGGTGACCCTCAAGAAAGGGGCCACCATGACCACCGCGGAAGGGGCCACGACTGACGCGAAATACACCGAGGTCCTGGCAAAGGCCAGATCCTCGATTTCCCTGAGGGAATTCGGTTTGGAGTCGGTCAGGATCCGAACGAGCATGACCGGCTCCAAACTGATGGAGGTCGGGGGGACCACCCCCGAGGAAACCGCGGACCGCCTCGCCGCCGCCCTGGTGGAGGCAGTAGGGAGCTGGGCGGACATCACCCGCCCAACCAAAATGGCCGTCCTCAGGATCACCGGTCTGGATGACACGGTGACCACTGAGGAAGTGGCGGCCCAACTGGCATCGGTCGGCGGGTGTCCCCCCACCTCCATGAAAGTAGGTAATATCAGGCCGAGTTTCTGGGGCGGAGGCTCCGCCCTGGTCAAGTGCCCAGCGACTGCCGCTAAGGCAGTCGTGAAGGCGGGACGAGTGGCCATCGGATGGACGATGGCCACCGTCAAAGCAGTGGAGGCCCAGCCATTGCGTTGCTATAAATGCATGATGCTGGGCCACACTCGCGCCCTATGCCCAGCGGAGACAGAGAACGGGCGTCTCTGCTTCCGCTGCGGCAGTGAAGGACACAAGTCGGCAGAGTGCGAGGCCCCCTGCAAATGCACCGTGTGTGCAACGACGGGGCGCCCACACTCACATGTGATGGGGGGTGCCAAGTGCACACCCCCGTCGGTGAAGGGCAAAGCCCCGTCGTCGAGCAGAGTGCCTCGCACTCAGCCCCAACCGCACGGCAGCCGCAGGGCTGAAGAGGAAGAAATGCAGGTGTCCTAA